Proteins from a genomic interval of Medicago truncatula cultivar Jemalong A17 chromosome 3, MtrunA17r5.0-ANR, whole genome shotgun sequence:
- the LOC25491094 gene encoding B3 domain-containing transcription repressor VAL1 isoform X1: MGSDIGMVNGSCVHEWKKGWGLRSGGFAQLCFKCGFMEEWKSGNLDTLSPFESSVFCNKFHRQQTGWRECNFCNKPIHSGCVVSKSLFEYLDFGGIGCVSCVNTSQLNMIRNTENPKWPVSSTQNNARDIHSAHFDSGLFMSNVDEGKLMQLCRVVEASESIHMSHAPINNMITSNGKNNPEVRPSFREGDTGFSNVIKPPVQSLTFATLENNRPTWEIKNMHESNARPSLNMCLGNPSGNNSFPPSGGETTDGRLEGKVSPPFHQGPRSRPILPKLLKTGLTMNIETEKGTLSQPRIARPPGDGRGKNQLLPRYWPRITDQELERLSGDLKSTVVPLFEKVLSASDAGRIGRLVLPKACAEAYFPHITHSEGLPLRVQDVKGNEWTFQFRFWPNNNSRMYVLEGVTPCIQAMDLRAGDTVTFSRIDPGGKLVMGFRKSSNSVDTQDASTSAHSNGGSAKGDTFSGGNENLPSGSNCADLLRSPNANGELRLNGHPEPSHLVTGAAGLLKAENGEMTSNNSLDQKNSALEKKRTRNIGLKSKRLLIGNDDSMELRLTWEEAQDLLRPPPSVKPSIVTIEDQVFEEYDEPPVFGKRTIFSASSSGMLTISSRAKEQWAQCDDCSKWRKLPVDALLPPNWACLENVWDTSRSSCSAPDELSSRELENLLKSSKDFKKRRIVENSKLIQEHEPSGLDALASLAVLGENLLGPADSSAGATTKHPRHRPGCSCIVCIQPPSGKGRHKPTCTCNVCTTVKRRFKTLMLRKKKRQSEREADAAAKKEHIHKRVEESDTNGGASREVANPLENEGGLNKGQVEVGESSAGKIDLNCHPNRDDLQVDNIAKLSDHIWEHINMNQNGGPRTVNTEMQEGQHSSLVTQSNGEDTRYLSEERCIASTVRNKERKDEVLNHSNESEKNLS, from the exons ATGGGTTCTGACATTGGTATGGTGAATGGTTCGTGTGTTCATGAATGGAAGAAAGGGTGGGGTTTACGATCTGGTGGATTTGCTCAACTTTGCTTCAAGTGCGG ATTTATGGAGGAATGGAAGAGTGGCAACCTTGACACATT ATCTCCCTTTGAGAGTTCAGTTTTTTGTAATAAATTCCATCGTCAACAAACTGGTTGGCGAGAGTGTAACTTTTGCAACAAG CCTATCCACAGTGGATGCGTAGTATCTAAATCTCTGTTCGAGTATCTTGACTTCGGTGGTATAGGTTGTGTTAGCTGTGTAAATACTTCCCAACTAAATATG attCGTAATACTGAAAATCCTAAATGGCCCGTTTCATCAACCCAAAATAATGCAAGGGATATTCATTCTGCTCATTTTGACAGCGGACTGTTTATGAGTAATGTTGATGAAGGAAAGCTTATGCAATTATGCAGAGTAGTTGAAGCCAGTGAATCTATCCATATGAGTCATGCTCCGATAAACAACATGATTACATCTAATGGGAAAAACAATCCAGAAGTTAGGCCTTCATTCAGGGAAGGGGATACTGGATTTTCAAATGTGATTAAGCCGCCTGTTCAGTCATTAACTTTTGCTACATTAGAAAATAATAGACCAACATGGGAGATTAAAAACATGCATGAATCAAATGCGAGGCCGTCTTTGAATATGTGTTTGGGAAACCCATCAGGGAACAACTCTTTCCCACCATCTGGTGGAGAGACTACAGACGGAAGACTTGAGGGAAAAGTATCTCCTCCTTTTCATCAAGGGCCAAGATCTCGTCCTATATTACCCAAACTGTTGAAGACTGGCCTTACCATGAATATAGAAACCGAAAAAGGGACACTTTCTCAACCACGTATTGCCCGGCCTCCTGGTGATGGGAGGGGCAAGAATCAGTTACTTCCTAGATATTGGCCTAGGATTACGGACCAGGAGCTGGAGCGTTTGTCTGGAGA TTTGAAGTCCACAGTAGTGCCATTATTTGAGAAGGTGTTGAGTGCAAGTGATGCAGGTCGGATTGGTCGTCTTGTTCTCCCAAAAGCCTGTGCTGAG GCATATTTTCCTCATATTACACACTCCGAAGGTCTTCCTTTGCGGGTCCAAGATGTGAAGGGTAATGAATGGACTTTTCAATTCAGATTTTGGCCTAATAACAACAGCCGGATGTACGTATTGGAGGGTGTGACCCCTTGCATACAGGCCATGGATTTACGTGCTGGTGATACCG TTACATTTAGTCGGATAGATCCTGGGGGAAAACTTGTTATGGGTTTCAGAAAGTCATCAAATTCCGTAGATACGCAG GATGCTTCTACATCTGCACATTCTAATGGCGGTTCTGCAAAAGGAGACACCTTTTCTGGTGGAAATGAGAATCTTCCATCAGGAAGTAATTGTGCCGATCTTCTCCGTTCACCAAATGCTAACGGGGAACTTCGTTTAAATGGACATCCAGAACCTTCACATTTGGTTACTGGAGCTGCTGGTTTGCTTAAAGCCGAAAATGGCGAGATGACGAGCAATAATTCACTGGACCAAAAAAATTCAGCTTTAGAGAAGAAGAGGACTCGAAATATTGGCCTTAAAAGTAAGAGATTGCTTATTGGTAATGATGATTCTATGGAGTTGAGGCTTACATGGGAAGAAGCACAAGACTTGCTTCGCCCACCGCCCAGTGTCAAGCCAAGCATTGTCACAATTGAGGATCAAGTATTTGAAGAATATGAT GAACCCCCAGTTTTTGGAAAGAGAACAATATTCAGTGCCTCTTCATCTGG TATGTTGACTATTTCATCCAGGGCGAAGGAACAGTGGGCTCAATGTGATGATTGCTCTAAATGGAGAAAGTTACCAGTTGATGCTCTTCTTCCTCCTAATTGGGCATGTTTGGAAAATGTCTGGGATACAAGCAG ATCTTCATGTTCCGCACCGGACGAGCTGAGCTCAAGGGAATTAGAAAATCTTTTGAAATCCAGCAAAG ATTTTAAGAAGCGACGGATTGTAGAAAACAGCAAGTTGATCCAAGAACACGAGCCTTCTGGCTTAGACGCTCTTGCCAGTTTAGCTGTTTTAGGCGAAAATCTCTTGGGCCCTGCTGATTCCTCAGCTGGAGCCACCACTAAACATCCTAGACACCGTCCCGGCTGCTCTTGTATCGTGTGCATTCAGCCACCAAGCGGAAAAGGGAGACACAAGCCAACATGTACTTGCAACGTGTGTACGACCGTGAAGCGTCGGTTTAAAACCCTTATGCTACGCAAGAAGAAACGCCAATCGGAGCGTGAAGCAGATGCTGCAGCCAAAAAAGAACACATTCACAAAAGAGTTGAGGAGTCAGATACCAATGGGGGAGCATCAAGAGAAGTCGCGAATCCTTTGGAAAACGAAGGAGGACTAAATAAAGGTCAAGTCGAGGTTGGCGAGTCCAGCGCTGGAAAGATAGATCTTAATTGTCATCCCAATCGTGATGACTTGCAAGTGGATAATATCGCAAAACTTAGTGATCATATATGGGAACATATTAATATGAACCAAAATGGCGGTCCAAGAACCGTTAATACTGAAATGCAGGAAGGTCAACATTCTTCTTTGGTCACTCAGTCTAATGGTGAAGATACGAGATACTTGTCCGAGGAAAGATGCATTGCATCCACTGTTAggaacaaagaaagaaaagatgagGTATTAAATCATTCAAATGAAAGTGAAAAGAATCTGTCttga
- the LOC25491092 gene encoding senescence-associated carboxylesterase 101 isoform X1, producing MTQSKLFSSGIELASFVTSSTILSKSWTTISSDNYENGVGLSWKLDKETGSDFTILAFKATSDDSSSVQADLISSDELKEDNFLDFEFLCSKKIPTFSLNKTAVSLFRENHQEFDSLKTEINSSNPRTPLIVTGHGLGGSIASLFVISLLHNIGSVKNRPLCITFGSLLVGDRRLQQAISRSSIWNSCFIHVLSHKDPLPRLFITDRTSTYMPFGTFILCSDATSFENPDSIFEIFVALASVHDKNQELESVDYGNIVKNLYRKATWIDFPAQAENLTNPDSLATDISLQLGALSLTPHVQPQQENVGFNTLETKLKELEERFFLQKRILFDPSKKLNDRKVDMAQLEWYKKKSKNEQIGYYDSFKNMNFPDDYDVNQFHKRLTFYWEKMVEEAEMKPQKEGAAFRTRWLYAGTTYRRMVEPLSIAKYYSEGGKDYINNKRSEHFKQLEEWLFEDSQNRTSDVNSTPRKNVEAILTIDSCFWAHVEEALLLCGELKGVKEKDDVLKKLFKIEVYVYGLLKDYAVSPEIFLARSSYIRWWNEYKKIKGSSYTSALANFMNDDTKIKQYAIGAYDFP from the exons ATGACACAATCTAAACT ATTTAGCAGTGGAATTGAGCTTGCATCTTTTGTGACTAGTTCTACCATCCTTAGCAAATCATGGACTACTATTTCATCTGATAATTATGAAAATGGTGTTGGACTTTCATGGAAACTTGATAAAGAAACTGGTTCAGATTTTACCATTCTAGCTTTTAAGGCTACTTCAGATGATTCTTCCAGTGTTCAGGCTGATTTGATTTCTTCTGATGAGCTTAAGGAGGATAATTTTCTTGACTTTGAGTTTCTGTGTTCAAAGAAAATTCCAACTTTCTCACTTAATAAAACTGCAGTTTCACTCTTTCGCGAAAATCATCAGGAGTTTGATAGTTTGAAAACTGAG ATTAATAGTTCCAATCCACGGACTCCATTGATTGTTACTGGACATGGTCTTGGAGGATCAATTGCTTCTCTCTTTGTCATATCACTATTACATAACATTGGTTCAGTAAAGAATCGTCCACTCTGCATCACCTTCGGTTCACTGCTTGTTGGTGACAGGAGATTGCAACAAGCCATATCACGTAGTTCTATTTGGAATTCTTGCTTCATACACGTTTTGTCACACAAAGACCCACTTCCAAGGCTCTTCATTACAGATCGAACCAGTACCTACATGCCTTTTGGAACATTCATTCTGTGTTCTGATGCAACTTCTTTTGAGAATCCAGATTCTATCTTTGAAATTTTCGTGGCATTGGCCTCAGTTCATGATAAAAATCAAGAACTAGAATCTGTTGATTATGGAAATATAGTAAAAAATCTCTATCGTAAAGCAACATGGATAGATTTTCCGGCTCAAGCTGAAAACTTGACTAATCCAGATTCACTAGCAACTGATATCAGTTTGCAGTTGGGGGCACTAAGTTTGACACCACATGTGCAG CCGCAACAGGAGAACGTTGGTTTCAATACTCTTGAAACAAAGTTAAAAGAACTAGAAGAAAGATTCTTCCTGCAGAAAAGGATATTGTTTGATCCATCAAAGAAGTTGAATGACAGGAAGGTGGATATGGCCCAACTTGAATGGTACAAAAAGAAATCTAAGAATGAACAAATAGGGTATTATGACAGCTTCAAAAACATGAACTTTCCCGATGACTATGATGTTAATCAATTCCATAAAAGGCTCACCTTTTATTGGGAGAAGATGGTTGAAGAAGCTGAGATGAAGCCTCAAAAAGAAGGTGCAGCTTTTCGTACCCGTTGGTTATACGCAGGGACTACTTACAGGAGAATGGTTGAACCACTATCCATTGCCAAATACTACAGTGAAGGTGGTAAAGACTATATTAATAACAAAAGGTCCGAACATTTCAAACAGTTGGAGGAGTGGTTATTTGAAGATTCTCAAAATCGCACAAGTGATGTAAACAGTACACCTAGAAAGAATGTGGAAGCTATTTTGACTATAGATTCTTGCTTTTGGGCGCATGTTGAAGAGGCTCTTCTTTTATGCGGAGAGTTGAAGGGTGTCAAAGAGAAAGACGATGTACTAaagaaattgtttaaaattgagGTGTATGTTTATGGATTGCTCAAGGATTATGCAGTGTCTCCTGAGATATTTCTTGCACGAAGCAGCTATATTCGTTGGTGGAAtgagtataaaaaaattaagggatCTTCATACACTTCAGCACTTGCGAACTTCATGAACGATGATACAAAGATTAAGCAGTATGCTATAGGAGCTTATGATTTCCCCTGA
- the LOC25491094 gene encoding B3 domain-containing transcription repressor VAL1 isoform X2 has product MGSDIGMVNGSCVHEWKKGWGLRSGGFAQLCFKCGFMEEWKSGNLDTLSPFESSVFCNKFHRQQTGWRECNFCNKPIHSGCVVSKSLFEYLDFGGIGCVSCVNTSQLNMIRNTENPKWPVSSTQNNARDIHSAHFDSGLFMSNVDEGKLMQLCRVVEASESIHMSHAPINNMITSNGKNNPEVRPSFREGDTGFSNVIKPPVQSLTFATLENNRPTWEIKNMHESNARPSLNMCLGNPSGNNSFPPSGGETTDGRLEGKVSPPFHQGPRSRPILPKLLKTGLTMNIETEKGTLSQPRIARPPGDGRGKNQLLPRYWPRITDQELERLSGDLKSTVVPLFEKVLSASDAGRIGRLVLPKACAEAYFPHITHSEGLPLRVQDVKGNEWTFQFRFWPNNNSRMYVLEGVTPCIQAMDLRAGDTVTFSRIDPGGKLVMGFRKSSNSVDTQDASTSAHSNGGSAKGDTFSGGNENLPSGSNCADLLRSPNANGELRLNGHPEPSHLVTGAAGLLKAENGEMTSNNSLDQKNSALEKKRTRNIGLKSKRLLIGNDDSMELRLTWEEAQDLLRPPPSVKPSIVTIEDQVFEEYDEPPVFGKRTIFSASSSGAKEQWAQCDDCSKWRKLPVDALLPPNWACLENVWDTSRSSCSAPDELSSRELENLLKSSKDFKKRRIVENSKLIQEHEPSGLDALASLAVLGENLLGPADSSAGATTKHPRHRPGCSCIVCIQPPSGKGRHKPTCTCNVCTTVKRRFKTLMLRKKKRQSEREADAAAKKEHIHKRVEESDTNGGASREVANPLENEGGLNKGQVEVGESSAGKIDLNCHPNRDDLQVDNIAKLSDHIWEHINMNQNGGPRTVNTEMQEGQHSSLVTQSNGEDTRYLSEERCIASTVRNKERKDEVLNHSNESEKNLS; this is encoded by the exons ATGGGTTCTGACATTGGTATGGTGAATGGTTCGTGTGTTCATGAATGGAAGAAAGGGTGGGGTTTACGATCTGGTGGATTTGCTCAACTTTGCTTCAAGTGCGG ATTTATGGAGGAATGGAAGAGTGGCAACCTTGACACATT ATCTCCCTTTGAGAGTTCAGTTTTTTGTAATAAATTCCATCGTCAACAAACTGGTTGGCGAGAGTGTAACTTTTGCAACAAG CCTATCCACAGTGGATGCGTAGTATCTAAATCTCTGTTCGAGTATCTTGACTTCGGTGGTATAGGTTGTGTTAGCTGTGTAAATACTTCCCAACTAAATATG attCGTAATACTGAAAATCCTAAATGGCCCGTTTCATCAACCCAAAATAATGCAAGGGATATTCATTCTGCTCATTTTGACAGCGGACTGTTTATGAGTAATGTTGATGAAGGAAAGCTTATGCAATTATGCAGAGTAGTTGAAGCCAGTGAATCTATCCATATGAGTCATGCTCCGATAAACAACATGATTACATCTAATGGGAAAAACAATCCAGAAGTTAGGCCTTCATTCAGGGAAGGGGATACTGGATTTTCAAATGTGATTAAGCCGCCTGTTCAGTCATTAACTTTTGCTACATTAGAAAATAATAGACCAACATGGGAGATTAAAAACATGCATGAATCAAATGCGAGGCCGTCTTTGAATATGTGTTTGGGAAACCCATCAGGGAACAACTCTTTCCCACCATCTGGTGGAGAGACTACAGACGGAAGACTTGAGGGAAAAGTATCTCCTCCTTTTCATCAAGGGCCAAGATCTCGTCCTATATTACCCAAACTGTTGAAGACTGGCCTTACCATGAATATAGAAACCGAAAAAGGGACACTTTCTCAACCACGTATTGCCCGGCCTCCTGGTGATGGGAGGGGCAAGAATCAGTTACTTCCTAGATATTGGCCTAGGATTACGGACCAGGAGCTGGAGCGTTTGTCTGGAGA TTTGAAGTCCACAGTAGTGCCATTATTTGAGAAGGTGTTGAGTGCAAGTGATGCAGGTCGGATTGGTCGTCTTGTTCTCCCAAAAGCCTGTGCTGAG GCATATTTTCCTCATATTACACACTCCGAAGGTCTTCCTTTGCGGGTCCAAGATGTGAAGGGTAATGAATGGACTTTTCAATTCAGATTTTGGCCTAATAACAACAGCCGGATGTACGTATTGGAGGGTGTGACCCCTTGCATACAGGCCATGGATTTACGTGCTGGTGATACCG TTACATTTAGTCGGATAGATCCTGGGGGAAAACTTGTTATGGGTTTCAGAAAGTCATCAAATTCCGTAGATACGCAG GATGCTTCTACATCTGCACATTCTAATGGCGGTTCTGCAAAAGGAGACACCTTTTCTGGTGGAAATGAGAATCTTCCATCAGGAAGTAATTGTGCCGATCTTCTCCGTTCACCAAATGCTAACGGGGAACTTCGTTTAAATGGACATCCAGAACCTTCACATTTGGTTACTGGAGCTGCTGGTTTGCTTAAAGCCGAAAATGGCGAGATGACGAGCAATAATTCACTGGACCAAAAAAATTCAGCTTTAGAGAAGAAGAGGACTCGAAATATTGGCCTTAAAAGTAAGAGATTGCTTATTGGTAATGATGATTCTATGGAGTTGAGGCTTACATGGGAAGAAGCACAAGACTTGCTTCGCCCACCGCCCAGTGTCAAGCCAAGCATTGTCACAATTGAGGATCAAGTATTTGAAGAATATGAT GAACCCCCAGTTTTTGGAAAGAGAACAATATTCAGTGCCTCTTCATCTGG GGCGAAGGAACAGTGGGCTCAATGTGATGATTGCTCTAAATGGAGAAAGTTACCAGTTGATGCTCTTCTTCCTCCTAATTGGGCATGTTTGGAAAATGTCTGGGATACAAGCAG ATCTTCATGTTCCGCACCGGACGAGCTGAGCTCAAGGGAATTAGAAAATCTTTTGAAATCCAGCAAAG ATTTTAAGAAGCGACGGATTGTAGAAAACAGCAAGTTGATCCAAGAACACGAGCCTTCTGGCTTAGACGCTCTTGCCAGTTTAGCTGTTTTAGGCGAAAATCTCTTGGGCCCTGCTGATTCCTCAGCTGGAGCCACCACTAAACATCCTAGACACCGTCCCGGCTGCTCTTGTATCGTGTGCATTCAGCCACCAAGCGGAAAAGGGAGACACAAGCCAACATGTACTTGCAACGTGTGTACGACCGTGAAGCGTCGGTTTAAAACCCTTATGCTACGCAAGAAGAAACGCCAATCGGAGCGTGAAGCAGATGCTGCAGCCAAAAAAGAACACATTCACAAAAGAGTTGAGGAGTCAGATACCAATGGGGGAGCATCAAGAGAAGTCGCGAATCCTTTGGAAAACGAAGGAGGACTAAATAAAGGTCAAGTCGAGGTTGGCGAGTCCAGCGCTGGAAAGATAGATCTTAATTGTCATCCCAATCGTGATGACTTGCAAGTGGATAATATCGCAAAACTTAGTGATCATATATGGGAACATATTAATATGAACCAAAATGGCGGTCCAAGAACCGTTAATACTGAAATGCAGGAAGGTCAACATTCTTCTTTGGTCACTCAGTCTAATGGTGAAGATACGAGATACTTGTCCGAGGAAAGATGCATTGCATCCACTGTTAggaacaaagaaagaaaagatgagGTATTAAATCATTCAAATGAAAGTGAAAAGAATCTGTCttga
- the LOC25491093 gene encoding ribosomal RNA small subunit methyltransferase: MMKWDGFLRICFNRKNKTLGSLFRQKNVLSMVEKNYKAVQALKLSQEGDSLNETNAKVDFSDFGDFDDDQGMEVDDDEMDVEDGGADEVQNEFKEKVLGVLKEGDFEEKRSSKLTLEKFLDLLSLFNKAGLHFS; the protein is encoded by the coding sequence ATGATGAAATGGGATGGATTTTTAAGGATTTGTTTtaacagaaaaaacaaaactcTTGGTTCATTGTTTAGACAAAAGAATGTGTTATCTATGGTTGAAAAAAACTACAAGGCTGTGCAAGCATTGAAACTCTCCCAAGAAGGTGACTCGCTTAATGAAACAAACGCTAAAGTGGACTTTTCCGATTTTGGTGATTTTGACGACGATCAAGGTATGGAGGTGGACGATGATGAAATGGATGTTGAGGATGGGGGCGCGGATGAGGTGCAAAATGAATTCAAAGAAAAGGTTTTAGGTGTTTTGAAAGAGGGAGATTTTGAAGAGAAGAGGTCATCCAAACTCACTTTGGAGAAGTTCTTAGACTTGCTTTCTCTATTTAACAAAGCTGGCTTACACTTCTCCTga
- the LOC25491092 gene encoding senescence-associated carboxylesterase 101 isoform X2, producing MTQSKLFSSGIELASFVTSSTILSKSWTTISSDNYENGVGLSWKLDKETGSDFTILAFKATSDDSSSVQADLISSDELKEDNFLDFEFLCSKKIPTFSLNKTAVSLFRENHQEFDSLKTEINSSNPRTPLIVTGHGLGGSIASLFVISLLHNIGSVKNRPLCITFGSLLVGDRRLQQAISRSSIWNSCFIHVLSHKDPLPRLFITDRTSTYMPFGTFILCSDATSFENPDSIFEIFVALASVHDKNQELESVDYGNIVKNLYRKATWIDFPAQAENLTNPDSLATDISLQLGALSLTPHVQENVGFNTLETKLKELEERFFLQKRILFDPSKKLNDRKVDMAQLEWYKKKSKNEQIGYYDSFKNMNFPDDYDVNQFHKRLTFYWEKMVEEAEMKPQKEGAAFRTRWLYAGTTYRRMVEPLSIAKYYSEGGKDYINNKRSEHFKQLEEWLFEDSQNRTSDVNSTPRKNVEAILTIDSCFWAHVEEALLLCGELKGVKEKDDVLKKLFKIEVYVYGLLKDYAVSPEIFLARSSYIRWWNEYKKIKGSSYTSALANFMNDDTKIKQYAIGAYDFP from the exons ATGACACAATCTAAACT ATTTAGCAGTGGAATTGAGCTTGCATCTTTTGTGACTAGTTCTACCATCCTTAGCAAATCATGGACTACTATTTCATCTGATAATTATGAAAATGGTGTTGGACTTTCATGGAAACTTGATAAAGAAACTGGTTCAGATTTTACCATTCTAGCTTTTAAGGCTACTTCAGATGATTCTTCCAGTGTTCAGGCTGATTTGATTTCTTCTGATGAGCTTAAGGAGGATAATTTTCTTGACTTTGAGTTTCTGTGTTCAAAGAAAATTCCAACTTTCTCACTTAATAAAACTGCAGTTTCACTCTTTCGCGAAAATCATCAGGAGTTTGATAGTTTGAAAACTGAG ATTAATAGTTCCAATCCACGGACTCCATTGATTGTTACTGGACATGGTCTTGGAGGATCAATTGCTTCTCTCTTTGTCATATCACTATTACATAACATTGGTTCAGTAAAGAATCGTCCACTCTGCATCACCTTCGGTTCACTGCTTGTTGGTGACAGGAGATTGCAACAAGCCATATCACGTAGTTCTATTTGGAATTCTTGCTTCATACACGTTTTGTCACACAAAGACCCACTTCCAAGGCTCTTCATTACAGATCGAACCAGTACCTACATGCCTTTTGGAACATTCATTCTGTGTTCTGATGCAACTTCTTTTGAGAATCCAGATTCTATCTTTGAAATTTTCGTGGCATTGGCCTCAGTTCATGATAAAAATCAAGAACTAGAATCTGTTGATTATGGAAATATAGTAAAAAATCTCTATCGTAAAGCAACATGGATAGATTTTCCGGCTCAAGCTGAAAACTTGACTAATCCAGATTCACTAGCAACTGATATCAGTTTGCAGTTGGGGGCACTAAGTTTGACACCACATGTGCAG GAGAACGTTGGTTTCAATACTCTTGAAACAAAGTTAAAAGAACTAGAAGAAAGATTCTTCCTGCAGAAAAGGATATTGTTTGATCCATCAAAGAAGTTGAATGACAGGAAGGTGGATATGGCCCAACTTGAATGGTACAAAAAGAAATCTAAGAATGAACAAATAGGGTATTATGACAGCTTCAAAAACATGAACTTTCCCGATGACTATGATGTTAATCAATTCCATAAAAGGCTCACCTTTTATTGGGAGAAGATGGTTGAAGAAGCTGAGATGAAGCCTCAAAAAGAAGGTGCAGCTTTTCGTACCCGTTGGTTATACGCAGGGACTACTTACAGGAGAATGGTTGAACCACTATCCATTGCCAAATACTACAGTGAAGGTGGTAAAGACTATATTAATAACAAAAGGTCCGAACATTTCAAACAGTTGGAGGAGTGGTTATTTGAAGATTCTCAAAATCGCACAAGTGATGTAAACAGTACACCTAGAAAGAATGTGGAAGCTATTTTGACTATAGATTCTTGCTTTTGGGCGCATGTTGAAGAGGCTCTTCTTTTATGCGGAGAGTTGAAGGGTGTCAAAGAGAAAGACGATGTACTAaagaaattgtttaaaattgagGTGTATGTTTATGGATTGCTCAAGGATTATGCAGTGTCTCCTGAGATATTTCTTGCACGAAGCAGCTATATTCGTTGGTGGAAtgagtataaaaaaattaagggatCTTCATACACTTCAGCACTTGCGAACTTCATGAACGATGATACAAAGATTAAGCAGTATGCTATAGGAGCTTATGATTTCCCCTGA